Below is a genomic region from Daphnia pulicaria isolate SC F1-1A chromosome 10, SC_F0-13Bv2, whole genome shotgun sequence.
TCAGGATCCAATTAGCTTTGCGTCTAtatctatattttttcttgcctCCTGCAGGTCGAGTAAAAATGAATCCATTCAAGCATTCAGAGTCGTTTATGCACATACCTTTTCCACCATTGAATCAAGTTTGAAAATAACACAATATATATTATTGATGTGTAGCAAACTGGTAGCTTGTCATCGGATCTCTAAAACTTGGTTTTGACCTAAATTCAACTTTAGATTGAAAAAGTAAgcatttcctcctttttcccttttccgcaGCAGCACAACGCCCTTCTAGTAAAAATCGAGATAACGGATGTTCATTAATATTGTCATGGGTTGTTTTCATGTTCAATTGCGATGTAAGGCTAAACTTTTACATCGTGTTCCATAATCGATGTAAATATGTTGTGAATACACGTTTTGGCATTGAAAtggttaaatttttattgcttACGTCACCCCTACGATAAAAATAACATTGTGTAGTGATTACGCTAATCCCTTGGACATGCGGTTGGGTCGGCCAATTTAGTCGACAACAGCACCCCCTACTTTTTTACGTTGCCAAACAAAGCTGAATCctataacctaacctaacctaacctaacctaacctaacctaacctaacctaacctaacctaacctaacctaacctaacctaacctaacctaacctaacctaacctctaaCCTAACGATTCAACCATGTTTGCTAATTAAATACACAACCGGTGGGGGCTGTTGTCGGGGGGGGGGACAGAGTCGCGTTCCCTTGTGGTTATTATTTAGCAAAAGAAATGTATCTTTAAATTTGAGACATGTATatatcccatatggtctagtggctaggatacttggctttcacccaagaggctcgggttcgattcccggtatgggaaaaccttttaaaattttaaatcttatTTTCGTGAATaacgaaattaattttccatcaTAGGTTTACTTCAAATAAACGTGATTTAAGAGTTTAACACATCgttttaaatgaacaaacgtCAATTacataaagtaaaaataagaaatattgatttttgaaaatgagtcaaaaacattttcagagTAGATTTTGATTCTCTATCCAACATTTATTAATATGGAATTCAGCAGTGCGGTGCGGGACTTGCGTGCTACATGGATATATGATATTTCTCATACATAGGGTGATATCGGGGGTTTTTTCGAGATATTTTTGAGACTTCTTGCGCGAGTTAACGATAGAGGCACAAGAAACCAAAACATAGAATTTTCTAGATAAGTCGTCTGCTGCTTGTTACGCCGTCAAACGTATCGGGTAATCTGAAACGTTGTTACATCATTTTTCAGTCAAGAAGCATAAGATTTGTCCGATTGTTTCACATCCATTTATAAGGTAGAAGTCaactaaatttaaatatatttcGATCAACTAATGTACCTTTCATCCAAGAACAGGGACATTGTGTAAGATTTAAAATGCTGTCGGCCCACGTTGTTCGATTTGGTTTGACCAACTTTGTTGGTAAAACTTCCATGCGACAAACAGCTGTGCTTTTCTCAAAGCCCAATGCCTACAATGCTACTTTCAGACAATTGTCCAACCAGACTCGCAATAGTTTCACCCGTAGAACAACTAAATCACGAACTCTAAAAGAAATTGTCACAGCTCCAGCTGGAGAAGGAGGTAATCATTACATTTGGAGACTTTTCAAATtgcattcattttaaaatgttgtgtATTTCTGTTACAGCTTTTAGTCTTGGAAAGGGATTAGTTTTGGGGGCCTCAGGACTTGGTCTTGGTGCCCTTTGCTTCTATGGGTTAGGGTTTGGTTCTCAACCTGGAGCCATTGATAGATCTGTGTAAGTTCAGTGTTTGGAGTCATAAATATTTAGTTTCTTTTGCATTgatattgtttcattttattctttcaagAATGTGGCCTGAATATGTCAAAGAAAGGATTCGATCGACATATATGTACTTTGGAGGTTCTGTAATGCTGACTGCTGCCTCAGCTGTTGCTTGCTTTCGCAGTCCACTAATTATGAGAGTTGTTGCAGGAAACTCTATGATGGTGAGTTTTGATTGATACAATGTTATAGAAGAGCTAGAAAATGCAATGGTATGGATCTAATAATTATATAATATCTTTCCTAATGTTAGGTAATGTTGGGTTCCATTGCAGTCATGATTGGTACGGGGATGCTCGTTCGAAGTATTCCATACCAACCGGGTGTCGGTTCCAAGCAAGCGGCATGGGCCCTACACTCAGCAGTCATTGGTGCAGTTATTGCCCCGATGTGTTTCCTGGGTGGTCCATTGCTTCTTCGTGCAGCAATGTAAGTTCTTTAGTGCTTGCATTTCTTCTACATCTTTCAGTGCGTATTGTGTTTGTTTAGGTACACTGCCGGAATTGTTGGTGGCCTATCAACGGTTGCTGTTTGTGCCCCGAGTGAGAAGTTTTTGAACATGGGAGGACCCTTGGCTATCGGTTTTGGAGCCGTTTTTGCTGCATCCATTGGAAGTGAGTctattccctttttctttttgtaaaattttttttttcattatgtctttgttttctttcataaGGTGCATTTTTGCCACCTACTACGGCCCTTGGAGCTGGACTCTATTCTATTGCTCTTTACGGTGGACTGGTAATTCATTAAACCAATAATGACATTTTGAACCGTTTCTCttaatcaaaatttcttcTGCTAGGTTCTCTTTTCAGCCTTCTTGCTTTATGACACCCAAAAGATTGTAAAAGCTGCAGAAGTTCACTCCCCCTATGCTGCTCGACCTTTTGATCCAGTCAATGCGTAAGAACTATGGTTTACAGTACGCCCAATCAGTtattaattacaaattttcaatcgtttttaGTTCTATTTCGATCTATATGGACACGATCAACATCTTCGTTCGCATTGCCACAATCCTTGCTGGAGGCGGAAACAAGAGACGTTAAATTACGGTATCgaagaatttctttatttccacTTTGGCCCTGTGcgtttccaaatttttaaacggcgtaatgaaattaaaatttgtgtttaaaacagaattttatCTTCAATTGAAAACCGATGCCGTTCAAATAGTTGCATCTTAATTGCACTCGCTTCTCACATTAGACAAGTTATATCCGGAAAACTGTAAAATTGAAAGGAAATATAAGAATTATTCCTTTAATTTACCAGTTCAAATATTTGTCACTACGAGGCAAAATCATTTGGCGCATAGAGTCCGTTGATAGCGACAGGGTCCATGAGGGCTAAAAggggttctctttttttacaatACGGTTTGAGGACGACTcgcaaaatttggaaaaagatCCCGTAGCTTTTGATTGTAAATGACCTTCAGCCTTATGGAATCCtgttttgaaatgtttgacaGTTGATTTCCacaatttctgtttaatgGTAG
It encodes:
- the LOC124314769 gene encoding growth hormone-inducible transmembrane protein-like codes for the protein MLSAHVVRFGLTNFVGKTSMRQTAVLFSKPNAYNATFRQLSNQTRNSFTRRTTKSRTLKEIVTAPAGEGAFSLGKGLVLGASGLGLGALCFYGLGFGSQPGAIDRSVMWPEYVKERIRSTYMYFGGSVMLTAASAVACFRSPLIMRVVAGNSMMVMLGSIAVMIGTGMLVRSIPYQPGVGSKQAAWALHSAVIGAVIAPMCFLGGPLLLRAAMYTAGIVGGLSTVAVCAPSEKFLNMGGPLAIGFGAVFAASIGSAFLPPTTALGAGLYSIALYGGLVLFSAFLLYDTQKIVKAAEVHSPYAARPFDPVNASISIYMDTINIFVRIATILAGGGNKRR